AAAACACCACTTTGGATTTTCAAAGTGGTGTTTTATATTATTTTTTAAATATAATATTTTAAATAATCAATCTCTCAATCTTGCAATAACGTCAAGACCGCCTTTGGTTTTGTCGCCAATTTTACAAAGAATCTCGGTATCGAGTGGCAAGAATACATCCATTCTGGATCCGAATTTTATGAAACCAAACTCATGTCCCGCTTTGGCTTTATCTTCGATATTACAATAGAAAACGATTCTTCTAGCAACATAACCTGCAATCTGGCGGAATACCACAAGATGATTGGTTTCTGACTTAACTGCAACGGTCGTTCTTTCGTTCTCTGTGGAAGATTTTTCATGCCAAGCTACCAAATATTTTCCTGGATGATACTTTTTGTAAGTGACATCACCAGAAACTGGATAACGACAAATATGAACGTTAAGTGGCGACATAAATATCGAAACTTGAATACACTTTTCTCTAAGAACTTCGTCTTCAAAAACTTCTTTTATCATAACCACTTTCCCGTCAACTGGGGCTATCACATTTTCGACATGATCCAGAATATTTCTGTTTGGTACGCGGAAAAACCAAAATACCAAGCCCAAAATAACCAACAACGGAATGATGATGATCAACGACCA
This genomic stretch from Chryseobacterium sp. POL2 harbors:
- a CDS encoding phosphatidylserine decarboxylase family protein yields the protein MKLHKESKGTLTVALLAILIIGGISIYFLKIWSLIIIIPLLVILGLVFWFFRVPNRNILDHVENVIAPVDGKVVMIKEVFEDEVLREKCIQVSIFMSPLNVHICRYPVSGDVTYKKYHPGKYLVAWHEKSSTENERTTVAVKSETNHLVVFRQIAGYVARRIVFYCNIEDKAKAGHEFGFIKFGSRMDVFLPLDTEILCKIGDKTKGGLDVIARLRD